ACTCAATAAATCTTGATTCATATCTAGAAGTTCATCGATAATAAATCTCATATTAATTAATTCATTCTTTACTTTTGGTAGGTAAATTGAGTGATCTTTATATTTACCAATATCGCCGATCATGCCTTCTATCAAAAGCAATGAAACAGTAATAGGAGTCTTAAGCTGATGAGAACTTGCCTGCAAGAATACTTCTCTACTTTTCATATCCTGTTTAAGCCTCTCATATTGCTCACTTAACCTTAAATATAATTCATCGATATCATTAGCTAGTATTTCAAATTCATCATTAGTCTTTAGAGGTAGAGGCATTATAGAACCAGCTTTATCAAGAGGCATATTAATCATCTCATTAGTGTGACTGGTGATCTTCTCTATAGGTTTAACTATTCGATTAGAGAACCACAATGTAGATAAAATAATAATTACCAGTATTACTGCAATAATGACCGGAATATTCATAAGTATAATTGGAACTATCTCATCTATAGACCCTGCTACTGCTGAATATGCAGTTACTATAATCTTATTATTTCTATAAGTTACTACTAAATTATTGGCATAGTCATTTCCGTCAATTTTGGTTCTCGCTGAATTTAAACTTGTATCATTTGATAATCTAACAAAATTATACTGTGTACTATCTTTATCAATGTTTAGTGGTTGAAATTTAAAACTATTAATTTTAAATAATTTAGTTTCTGACTCATCAATAAAATCTTGTATATTAATATCCTCGAGTTCATCCCAAGTACTAACATCTTCAGCTTTAGCTATTTTTTTTAGGTTAGGAGTAATTTTAGCAACTATTTCTTTTAGTCTCTCATCCTTAAGTTCAAGAACCCCAGAAAAGTTCAAATTATAATAATATATTTTATCTAAGTCTTTTTCATCAATGCTAATAGTTGTCGTAAATACGGAGGAATTTGCCTTTGCGTTATCACTATCATATTCATTATTCTCTAAAAACTCCATATGCCTTTGGGTAAGCAAATTGGCCTGTCTTTCATAAGAATATTCCACGTACAAAGATGGTAAAAATATTATCAAATACAAAACTATAAATACTATTATTAATGCTGCCAGTGAAAGAGTATATATAAATGTTTTCCTTGATAAATTCATTAGTTTGAACCTCTCTTTTATTCATATTTCATGCCTAAATTCATTATTCTTTGTACTGATAACCTGCACCCGTTATGGTTTTAATACAATTGATTGGTAATTTTTTGCGCAAGTTTTTAATATGTGAATCTATAACTCTGTCACTTCCGAAATAATCGCCTTGATAAACATAAGTAATAATTTCTTCTCGAGAAAATACTTTTGATGACCTACCCATTAATAATTCTAGAATTTGGTACTCAGTTAGCGTTAAGTTTAAATTTTCACCATTATAGTAAGCTTAATACTCTTCATTTTCTAGTACTAAACCCTCTGATTTAACACTTTCGTCAGAACTAACTCTTCTTAAAATAGTTTCAATTCTTTTAAGCAGAAGAATTGGTGAAAATGGTTTACTGACGTAATCATCTGCATAATAATTAAAAGCTTGCAACTGACTTTGTTCATCGTTCAAGGCAGATAACATAATCACAGGTACTGAGGCTCTATTATTTTTGATATACTGCAAAACTTCCATGCCAGAAACTCCAGGTAACATGATGTCTAGTATTGCTAAATCTATTGAAGTATCATCGATAATATCAAATGATTCTTCTGCATTACTAGCCTCTACAACTTCATACCCTGCAAGCATCAGGTACTCAGCAACTACCTCTCTTATTTGCTCTTCATCTTCTAATAGAAGAATTGTTTTTTTATCACTAGTCTTTAATTCCATTTACACACTCCAAACTCAATCTCAAAAAGCATAGATAGAAATTACACCCTTATTATAAAAAACACTTATGGATATTTTGTGGAGAAATTATTTATTAATCCTTTATACATTTCATGAAATTGTATTTTACTAATTCCTTTTACTCCACAGGCCCAAATCTTCTTCTCTAGCTTCTTTATTAAAATCTCTTAAAAACTTATGATATTTGACATCTGGCGGGAAGGTAACCAATTTTGCATAACCATCTGCTAGCAATTTTGCATTTACCATATGATTGGCTAAATCAGTTTTTGTAATATTATCGAAGTCAACATTATCTACTGCTGATTCCAACCAAACATATCTCAACAATCTGTTGTATTGATCTCTGTCTGAAACATCTTTCTCTAGATAGACTGTTTTTCCATAAATTAAATCATGCAAATATTCACTTGCTTCTTCAGCGTAAAATTCAGCTTCTCTAAACTCACTTGCCAATTCAGGAGCATCAACTCCAATAATTCTCAGTTTCTCAATCCTACCGTCAGCAAATTTGACATGCACAGTATCTCCATCCACATGCTTGACTACCTGAACTTTCTCTAAATTATTGCTGTCTAACTTGCTAGTGTTGGCTCTGTTATTGAATAAACTACTTACAGTTGGAATTAGAAAAGCTAATGCAATAATTATTACTGACACTATTTTGCTTTGATTATTAAAATTATTATGTTTTTGTGGTTTGTGCTTGGTTTTATAATTTACCTGAGGGCCTTTATAATTGTTCATTACATATACTCCAATATATTTATTTACTCAAATTTAAGTATATCAAATATCAAATAGTCATAGATTTTCAGATGGAGTTAATTTGCATCCTTACTACTGTTCTCAACGAAAATATTAATAAATCATGAACATTAAAATTCATATTATGCTACACTTGTTGGAAGCATTTAGAAGCAGTACAACGTATCTGCTTTTTAGGAGGAAATATGAACGAAAACAAAGACAAATTTTCATCCAACTTTGGATTTCTGATGGCATCAATAGGTTCGGCAGTTGGTTTAGGTAATATATGGGGATTCCCTTATAAAATGGGAATGAACGGGGGGTTCACCTTTCTTATAGTTTATCTACTACTTGTTTTCACCGTGGGTCTTCCATTGATGATGGGAGAAATTGCCTTGGGTAGGAAAAGTGAAAAAGGTGCAATCCAAGCATACAAAACTTTTTCTCCAAAATTTAAATTTGTTGGTTGGTTTAATGTAATCGCTCCTTTCCTACTATTATGTTTTTATGTTGTTTTTGGTGGTTATATTCTTAAATATCTAATAGCAAATTTAAAAAACTTATTCTCAGCTGGTTCCTCAAAAATAGCTGTTACTCATACTGGAGCTTTTTTTGAAGAGTTCATATCTGCCGGAACAGAACCAATGATTTATGCTTGGATTTTCCTTGCAGTTACATTAATTATAGTTTCCCTGGGTGTATCTGGTGGTATTGAGAAGTTCTCAAATTTTGCAATGCCTACACTAACTATTATGTTAATAATAATTGTAATTCGTGCCTGTACTTTAGAAGGTGCCGGAGAAGGTTTAAAATTTATATTCAAACCTGACGTTTCAAAATTTGAAGGCCTAGGTTTCTTAGAAGTTTTTGCCGCAGCTGGAAGTCAAATGTTCTTCTCTTTGTCATTATCATCAGGAGCGATAATTGCTTATGGATCTTACTTAAGCAAAAATAGCAATATTGAGAAAAATGCGGCTATAATAACATTATCTGACGCCATAATTTCTATATTTGCTGCCTTAGCTGTCATGCCTGCAGTTTTCGCTTTTGGACTAGAGCCACAAGCCGGTCCTGGTTTATTATTTGTATCCTTGCAAGCTGTTTTTAATGACATGGGAACTACTGGCCCACTATTTGCTAGCATTTTCTATCTACTTGTATTATTTGCTGCTTTGACTTCATCAATAGCTATGACAGAAGGTTTCTTATCCTCAATTCTAGATGCACAAGTAGCTCGTGGCAAAAAGCCTAACCGTAAATTAGTTTCTGCATTGGTTTACCTTGCAACTGTATTAGGATCTAGTTTGATTTCATATGATGCATTAGGTAATTCAAACTTACATCATCCATTTGGATTATCTACTTGGTTAGACTTTTTTGATCTTCTAGCCGAGGGAATTTTAATGCCTTTAGGTGGCTTATGTTTAGCAATTATGCTTGGCTGGTTTTACCCAACATCTTTAGATGATGAATATGCTCAAGGAAGTAAGTTCAAGAGCAAAAACCTCTACAGATTCTGTATTAGATATATTGCTCCACCAGTTTTATTATTAATAGTTATAGTTCAATTAAATGCATTCTTTGGATTTATCTCTTAGTTAAACTATAATATAGTTAAATCAACTGCATCTCTAAAACAAATAAAAAGCCTGAATAATTTATATTATTCAGGCTAAATTTATGTCTAATATGTTTGTAAGTTGAGTATTAACTATATACCTCTGTTTGCCATCAAGACCTCAATCTCATCTTCATTTAAGCCAACCATAGCTTCACCTAAATCTTCAGATAATGCAGCGATCTTATCGAAGTCAAATGGATTTTTAACTGTTTCAACAATTGCTTTCGCACGTTTAACAGGATTACCTGACTTGAAGATACCTGAACCAACGAACACACCTTCTGCTCCAAGATGAACCATTAAGCAAGCATCAGCTGGAGTAGCTACACCACCTGCTG
Above is a window of Fastidiosipila sanguinis DNA encoding:
- a CDS encoding sensor histidine kinase, which codes for MNLSRKTFIYTLSLAALIIVFIVLYLIIFLPSLYVEYSYERQANLLTQRHMEFLENNEYDSDNAKANSSVFTTTISIDEKDLDKIYYYNLNFSGVLELKDERLKEIVAKITPNLKKIAKAEDVSTWDELEDINIQDFIDESETKLFKINSFKFQPLNIDKDSTQYNFVRLSNDTSLNSARTKIDGNDYANNLVVTYRNNKIIVTAYSAVAGSIDEIVPIILMNIPVIIAVILVIIILSTLWFSNRIVKPIEKITSHTNEMINMPLDKAGSIMPLPLKTNDEFEILANDIDELYLRLSEQYERLKQDMKSREVFLQASSHQLKTPITVSLLLIEGMIGDIGKYKDHSIYLPKVKNELINMRFIIDELLDMNQDLLSVDISNKEEIDMRALVENLIDRWFSVIDKRELHIEFSGNASITSNLNYIQKITENIIENAIKYAQEGSTILIELDSHKLELQNKTEVANEEIFNHIFEPFVSSGSSGNGLGLYFSNYYAKIMGYSLDVFLEDNIVTSRINFS
- a CDS encoding response regulator transcription factor; amino-acid sequence: MELKTSDKKTILLLEDEEQIREVVAEYLMLAGYEVVEASNAEESFDIIDDTSIDLAILDIMLPGVSGMEVLQYIKNNRASVPVIMLSALNDEQSQLQAFNYYADDYVSKPFSPILLLKRIETILRRVSSDESVKSEGLVLENEEY
- a CDS encoding sodium-dependent transporter → MNENKDKFSSNFGFLMASIGSAVGLGNIWGFPYKMGMNGGFTFLIVYLLLVFTVGLPLMMGEIALGRKSEKGAIQAYKTFSPKFKFVGWFNVIAPFLLLCFYVVFGGYILKYLIANLKNLFSAGSSKIAVTHTGAFFEEFISAGTEPMIYAWIFLAVTLIIVSLGVSGGIEKFSNFAMPTLTIMLIIIVIRACTLEGAGEGLKFIFKPDVSKFEGLGFLEVFAAAGSQMFFSLSLSSGAIIAYGSYLSKNSNIEKNAAIITLSDAIISIFAALAVMPAVFAFGLEPQAGPGLLFVSLQAVFNDMGTTGPLFASIFYLLVLFAALTSSIAMTEGFLSSILDAQVARGKKPNRKLVSALVYLATVLGSSLISYDALGNSNLHHPFGLSTWLDFFDLLAEGILMPLGGLCLAIMLGWFYPTSLDDEYAQGSKFKSKNLYRFCIRYIAPPVLLLIVIVQLNAFFGFIS
- a CDS encoding thermonuclease family protein produces the protein MNNYKGPQVNYKTKHKPQKHNNFNNQSKIVSVIIIALAFLIPTVSSLFNNRANTSKLDSNNLEKVQVVKHVDGDTVHVKFADGRIEKLRIIGVDAPELASEFREAEFYAEEASEYLHDLIYGKTVYLEKDVSDRDQYNRLLRYVWLESAVDNVDFDNITKTDLANHMVNAKLLADGYAKLVTFPPDVKYHKFLRDFNKEAREEDLGLWSKRN